One genomic segment of Streptomyces liangshanensis includes these proteins:
- a CDS encoding sensor histidine kinase, which produces MQGWVRLILAAVVLVVCVCATVGGVLLSTTNARTDELVDRIQPARAGALLVQRSLLDQETGVRGFALTAEPSFLAPYDQGRADERRYTRALAAEVASDRQFKADLSRISRAADEWRTGQAEPLIASVRARGAEAASADRLTRSKAAFDELRRLFAVQQTHLDTARDRARDELNHARTLRDVVFFTLLVVFLLAVGVFALVLHRMVGRPLNALRAASDGVRAGAFDRRIEVGGPSDLRAVGDAVEDMRRRLADELASTRFREDRLAEQSEELRRSNSELEQFAYVASHDLQEPLRKVASFCQLLEKRYGDELDDRGKQYIDFAVDGAKRMQILINDLLTFSRVGRVHDAWRTVDLDHTLDRALANLALVVEESGATVERTDPLPRMNGDPTTIAMLWQNLIGNAVKFRREGVPSRIVVGCAREGDEWHVTVTDNGIGIAPEFAEKVFVIFQRLHARDTYEGTGIGLALCRKIVEFHGGRIWLEPVETGGTRVHFTVPALDVSSPEGAPSEEPPQDALLTLPPGAAQ; this is translated from the coding sequence GTGCAGGGCTGGGTCCGCCTGATCCTCGCCGCCGTGGTGCTGGTCGTCTGCGTCTGCGCGACCGTCGGCGGGGTGCTGCTCTCCACCACCAACGCCCGCACCGACGAACTCGTCGACCGCATCCAGCCCGCCAGGGCCGGTGCCCTCCTCGTCCAGAGGTCGCTGCTCGACCAGGAGACCGGCGTACGGGGCTTCGCCCTGACCGCGGAGCCCTCCTTCCTCGCCCCCTACGACCAGGGCCGCGCCGACGAGCGCCGCTACACCCGGGCCCTGGCCGCCGAGGTGGCCTCCGACCGTCAGTTCAAGGCCGACCTCAGCCGTATCTCCCGCGCCGCCGACGAGTGGCGCACCGGGCAGGCCGAACCGCTGATCGCCTCCGTACGGGCACGGGGGGCGGAAGCCGCCTCCGCGGACCGGCTCACCCGGAGCAAGGCCGCCTTCGACGAGCTGCGCCGCCTCTTCGCCGTACAGCAGACCCACCTGGACACCGCCCGTGACCGGGCCCGGGACGAGCTGAACCACGCCCGCACGCTGCGCGACGTCGTGTTCTTCACCCTCCTCGTCGTCTTCCTCCTCGCGGTCGGCGTGTTCGCGCTCGTGCTCCACCGCATGGTCGGCCGGCCGCTCAACGCGCTGCGCGCCGCGTCGGACGGCGTGCGCGCCGGGGCGTTCGACCGGCGCATCGAGGTCGGCGGCCCCTCCGACCTGCGGGCCGTCGGCGACGCCGTCGAGGACATGCGCCGCCGCCTGGCCGACGAGCTCGCCTCGACCCGCTTCCGCGAGGACCGCCTCGCCGAACAGTCCGAGGAGCTGCGCCGCTCCAACTCGGAGCTGGAGCAGTTCGCGTACGTGGCCTCGCACGACCTCCAGGAGCCGCTGCGGAAGGTCGCCTCGTTCTGCCAGCTGCTGGAGAAGCGGTACGGGGACGAACTGGACGACCGCGGCAAGCAGTACATCGACTTCGCGGTCGACGGCGCCAAGCGCATGCAGATCCTGATCAACGACCTGCTGACCTTCTCCCGGGTGGGCAGGGTCCACGACGCGTGGCGGACCGTCGACCTCGACCACACGCTGGACCGCGCGCTCGCCAACCTCGCCCTGGTCGTCGAGGAGTCCGGCGCCACCGTCGAACGGACGGACCCGCTGCCCCGGATGAACGGCGACCCGACCACGATCGCCATGCTCTGGCAGAACCTCATCGGCAACGCCGTCAAGTTCCGCCGGGAGGGCGTGCCGTCCCGCATCGTCGTCGGCTGTGCCCGCGAGGGTGACGAGTGGCACGTGACCGTCACGGACAACGGCATCGGGATCGCCCCCGAGTTCGCCGAGAAGGTCTTCGTCATCTTCCAGCGGCTGCACGCCCGCGACACCTACGAGGGCACCGGCATCGGTCTCGCCCTCTGCCGCAAGATCGTCGAGTTCCACGGCGGCAGGATCTGGCTGGAGCCCGTGGAGACCGGTGGCACCCGGGTCCACTTCACCGTGCCCGCGCTCGACGTATCCTCTCCGGAAGGCGCGCCCTCGGAGGAACCGCCTCAGGACGCCCTTCTCACCCTTCCGCCGGGAGCCGCCCAGTGA
- a CDS encoding alpha/beta fold hydrolase, with protein sequence MPFVNVGQENSGPIDIYYEDHGSGRPVVLIHGYPLNAHSWEKQERVLLAAGYRVITYDRRGFGNSSQPVVGYDYDTFAADLNALLDHLGLPEVTLVGFSMGTGEVTRYLGTYGSGRVDKAVLMGAIPPYLLKTDDNPEGVDKAVFDSIKEAVVADRPAYFKSFLDNFYNVDQYAGTRISDQAWANSFNVAVAASAHAAYACVDTWLTDFREDLPKIDVPTLLVHGNADRILPYDNTAKRLPGLIKDLTFVTVDGGPHNVAWTHPEIVNPALLDFLAG encoded by the coding sequence ATGCCGTTCGTGAACGTCGGCCAGGAGAACAGCGGCCCCATCGACATCTACTACGAGGACCACGGCAGCGGCCGGCCCGTCGTCCTGATCCACGGCTATCCGTTGAACGCGCACTCGTGGGAGAAGCAGGAGCGGGTGCTGCTGGCGGCCGGGTACCGCGTGATCACGTACGACCGCCGGGGCTTCGGCAACTCCAGCCAGCCCGTCGTGGGCTACGACTACGACACGTTCGCCGCCGACCTCAACGCCCTCCTCGACCACCTCGGGCTCCCGGAGGTGACCCTGGTCGGTTTCTCGATGGGGACGGGCGAGGTCACGCGCTACCTGGGTACGTACGGTTCCGGCCGGGTCGACAAGGCCGTGCTGATGGGCGCGATACCGCCGTACCTCCTCAAGACCGACGACAACCCGGAGGGGGTCGACAAGGCGGTCTTCGACAGCATCAAGGAGGCGGTGGTCGCCGACCGGCCCGCGTACTTCAAGTCCTTCCTGGACAACTTCTACAACGTCGACCAGTACGCCGGGACCCGGATCAGCGACCAGGCGTGGGCCAACAGCTTCAACGTGGCGGTGGCGGCCTCGGCGCACGCCGCGTACGCGTGCGTGGACACGTGGCTGACGGACTTCCGCGAGGACCTGCCGAAGATCGACGTGCCGACGCTGCTCGTGCACGGCAACGCGGACCGGATCCTGCCCTACGACAACACGGCGAAGCGGCTGCCGGGGCTGATCAAGGACCTGACGTTCGTGACCGTCGACGGCGGGCCGCACAACGTGGCCTGGACGCACCCGGAGATCGTCAATCCGGCGCTGCTGGACTTCCTGGCCGGCTGA
- a CDS encoding GNAT family N-acetyltransferase: MSPSSPVSPAPPASPPGPATSRVELSPLTLADEDEFCALVRASAELHAPWMRLPSTAREFQEWMRRFDDGTNLGFLIRVRETGAAAGTVNINSVIRGRYQGASLGYAAFAPSAGRGYMSEGLAVTLRHAFDDLRLHRLEANIQPANKASLAVVQRLGFRYEGLSPAYLYIDGAWRDHERWSLTAPSPWTPDASLPEV; the protein is encoded by the coding sequence GTGTCTCCTTCGTCTCCTGTGTCCCCCGCGCCTCCCGCTTCTCCCCCGGGGCCCGCGACGTCGCGGGTCGAACTGAGCCCGCTCACCCTCGCCGACGAGGACGAGTTCTGCGCGCTCGTACGGGCCAGCGCCGAGCTCCACGCGCCGTGGATGCGGCTGCCGTCGACCGCGCGGGAGTTCCAGGAGTGGATGCGCCGCTTCGACGACGGCACCAACCTGGGCTTCCTGATCCGTGTCCGGGAGACCGGCGCGGCCGCCGGTACGGTCAACATCAACTCGGTCATCCGGGGCCGCTACCAGGGCGCGTCCCTCGGCTACGCGGCCTTCGCCCCGTCCGCGGGGCGGGGCTACATGAGCGAGGGGCTCGCGGTCACCCTGCGGCACGCCTTCGACGACCTGCGGCTCCACCGGCTGGAGGCGAACATCCAGCCCGCGAACAAGGCGTCCTTGGCGGTGGTCCAGCGCCTGGGCTTCCGTTACGAGGGCCTCTCGCCCGCCTACCTCTACATCGACGGCGCCTGGCGCGACCACGAACGCTGGTCCCTGACGGCCCCGTCCCCCTGGACGCCCGACGCCTCGCTTCCCGAGGTCTAG
- a CDS encoding ATP-binding protein — translation MTTVDDGADNAVTGAPVWFDARPADAAEARALTRAFLAGHPAPDRTLGDVLLVVSELVTNALRHAGGVTAFRVAVRSGAVEIVVQDASPVPPVAREHRGQWLPGGYGWPLVNRLAEVTVVPLGDDGKIVRASLRRPGP, via the coding sequence ATGACCACGGTCGACGACGGGGCGGACAACGCCGTCACGGGAGCGCCGGTGTGGTTCGACGCGCGCCCGGCGGACGCGGCGGAGGCCCGCGCGCTGACGCGCGCCTTCCTGGCCGGGCACCCGGCCCCGGACCGTACGCTCGGCGATGTGCTCCTGGTCGTCTCGGAGTTGGTGACGAACGCCCTGCGGCACGCCGGTGGTGTGACGGCGTTCCGGGTCGCCGTCCGGTCCGGCGCGGTGGAGATCGTGGTGCAGGACGCCAGCCCGGTGCCGCCGGTCGCCCGGGAGCACCGCGGGCAGTGGCTGCCCGGGGGGTACGGCTGGCCGCTGGTCAACCGGCTGGCCGAGGTGACCGTGGTGCCCCTCGGCGACGACGGGAAGATCGTGCGGGCGTCGCTCCGCCGTCCGGGGCCGTAG
- a CDS encoding undecaprenyl-diphosphate phosphatase: protein MSVISVGQAVILGAVEGVTEFLPVSSTGHLKITEGLMGIPVDDDAVIGFSAVIQVGAIAAVLVYFYKDIVRILTAWVTGLREPEERYHHDYKFAWWVIYATIPIVLVGLAAKPLIQGPLASLWVVAASLIVGSGVMWVADQMSRHKRGEDDTSFKDAMLVGSSQILALLFPGFSRSGATMSTALLLDLDRVAATRLSFFLGIPALTGAGIYELKDALGTGVGAAPLIAGTLVSFVVAYASISWLLKFVAKHSFNAFVIYRIIIGVLLLGLLGTGVLS, encoded by the coding sequence ATGAGCGTGATCAGCGTCGGCCAGGCCGTCATCCTCGGAGCCGTCGAAGGGGTGACCGAGTTCCTCCCGGTCTCCTCCACCGGCCACCTCAAGATCACCGAGGGCCTGATGGGCATCCCGGTCGACGACGACGCCGTCATCGGCTTCTCCGCCGTCATCCAGGTCGGTGCCATCGCCGCCGTGCTCGTCTACTTCTACAAGGACATCGTCAGGATCCTCACGGCCTGGGTCACCGGTCTGCGGGAACCGGAGGAGCGCTACCACCACGACTACAAGTTCGCGTGGTGGGTCATCTACGCGACGATCCCGATCGTGCTGGTCGGGCTGGCCGCCAAACCACTGATCCAGGGCCCGCTGGCCTCGCTGTGGGTGGTGGCGGCCTCCCTGATCGTCGGCAGTGGTGTGATGTGGGTGGCCGACCAGATGAGCCGGCACAAGCGCGGTGAGGACGACACCTCGTTCAAGGACGCGATGCTGGTGGGCAGTTCGCAGATCCTGGCCCTGCTCTTCCCCGGCTTCTCGCGGTCCGGCGCCACTATGTCCACCGCGCTCCTCCTCGACCTCGACCGGGTGGCCGCCACCCGCCTGTCGTTCTTCCTCGGCATCCCCGCCCTCACCGGCGCCGGCATCTACGAGCTGAAGGACGCCCTCGGCACCGGGGTCGGCGCAGCCCCGCTGATCGCCGGGACCCTCGTCTCCTTCGTCGTCGCGTACGCGTCCATCTCCTGGCTGCTCAAGTTCGTCGCCAAGCACTCCTTCAACGCCTTCGTGATCTACCGGATCATCATCGGTGTCCTGCTTCTCGGCCTCCTCGGCACCGGCGTCCTGAGCTGA
- a CDS encoding response regulator, whose protein sequence is MNSPIVPVQPIAVLLVEDDPGDELMTREAFEDNKIRNDLHVVRDGEEALDFLYRRGPYTDAPRPDLVLLDLNLPKYDGRQVLEQIKTDPELALIPVVVLTTSSAEEDILRSYKLHANAYVTKPVDIDQFIAAVRQIDEFFVSVVRLPGRT, encoded by the coding sequence GTGAACTCACCCATCGTGCCGGTGCAGCCCATCGCCGTCCTCCTCGTGGAGGACGACCCGGGCGACGAGCTGATGACCCGCGAGGCGTTCGAGGACAACAAGATCCGCAACGACCTCCACGTGGTGCGTGACGGGGAGGAGGCGCTCGACTTCCTCTACCGGCGCGGCCCGTACACGGACGCTCCCCGGCCCGACCTGGTGCTGCTCGACCTGAACCTGCCCAAGTACGACGGCCGTCAGGTGCTGGAGCAGATCAAGACCGACCCCGAGCTGGCGCTCATCCCCGTGGTCGTCCTGACCACGTCGTCGGCCGAGGAGGACATCCTCCGCAGCTACAAACTGCACGCCAACGCCTATGTCACCAAGCCCGTCGACATCGATCAGTTCATCGCCGCGGTACGGCAGATCGACGAGTTCTTCGTCTCCGTGGTCCGCCTCCCCGGGCGGACGTGA
- a CDS encoding TDT family transporter: MATQRIPLNFFGSSFGLAGLAGCWVTAADQGHVSHRVGDALLALAALVWLVTVVFYLRYVLTTRGAFAADLFDDVASPFASLAVITPMALASQGVAPYAPTAGKVLVDIFLVLTVLVGGWFTGQWIYGPLVLDRFHPGYFLPTVAGGFVASASAATVGQERLAQAMFGLGVACWFILGSMIMARLFFRPPLPPLLMPTLAIEVAPPTVGSVAYFALDGNRLDIVAAGLAGYALVMVGAQVRLLPAFLRLSFAASTWSFVFSWAAVVTTTLHWNELGRPDGHTVYTYLLLAAITAFVGGIAARTVLALVRGQLLPKGA; this comes from the coding sequence TTGGCCACCCAGCGGATCCCGCTCAACTTCTTCGGCTCGTCCTTCGGCCTGGCGGGCCTCGCCGGCTGCTGGGTGACCGCCGCCGACCAGGGCCACGTCTCCCACCGGGTCGGGGACGCCCTGCTGGCGCTGGCCGCCCTGGTCTGGCTGGTCACCGTGGTGTTCTACCTGCGGTACGTCCTGACGACACGCGGCGCCTTCGCGGCGGACCTGTTCGACGACGTGGCGAGCCCGTTCGCCTCGCTGGCGGTCATCACACCGATGGCCCTCGCGTCCCAGGGCGTCGCCCCGTACGCCCCGACCGCAGGGAAGGTCCTGGTGGACATCTTCCTCGTACTCACCGTGCTGGTCGGGGGGTGGTTCACCGGCCAGTGGATCTACGGACCGCTCGTCCTCGACCGGTTCCACCCCGGATACTTCCTGCCCACGGTGGCCGGCGGATTCGTCGCGTCGGCCAGTGCCGCGACCGTGGGCCAGGAGCGGCTGGCCCAGGCGATGTTCGGGCTCGGGGTCGCCTGCTGGTTCATCCTCGGCTCGATGATCATGGCGCGGTTGTTCTTCCGGCCGCCGCTGCCGCCCCTGCTCATGCCGACCCTGGCGATCGAGGTGGCGCCGCCGACCGTGGGGAGCGTCGCCTACTTCGCCCTCGACGGGAACCGCCTGGACATCGTCGCGGCGGGTCTGGCGGGGTACGCGCTGGTGATGGTGGGGGCGCAGGTCAGGCTGCTCCCGGCGTTCCTGCGGCTCAGCTTCGCCGCCAGCACCTGGTCCTTCGTCTTCTCCTGGGCCGCGGTGGTCACCACCACGCTGCACTGGAACGAGCTGGGGCGGCCGGACGGGCACACCGTCTACACGTACCTGCTGCTGGCCGCGATCACCGCGTTCGTGGGCGGGATCGCGGCCAGGACGGTGCTCGCGCTCGTACGGGGTCAACTGCTGCCGAAAGGTGCCTGA
- a CDS encoding PP2C family protein-serine/threonine phosphatase encodes MPVDLSSRSARVPRTRGAVPAQDDSALDGDAAHAVDTVILLVEDDAGDALLVEEMLADSDLDSSLTWCKSLAEAQRFLDACTTPVCVLLDLHLPDVHGLDAVTRIVRTAPDAAIVVLTGTAEGEAGLMAVATGAQDYLVKGRLDPETLSRAVRYALQRKQVERTTAALRVNELMAQENARLERGLLPVPLLRDDNFQAVARYEPGRAHGLLSGDFYDVVQTADGTVHAVIGDVSGHGAAEAALGVCLRVAWRTAVLCGTEQLEQVRLLEEILVAERSDPHVFATVTSLDFVPGGRSVRVVRAGHPGLLVRDRSSVVWEEPQVGMALGLLPGVGRWGRTELALPPGGQVVLFTDGLFEGRTGPSSRLGEDGLLALARKHGTLPASAFVDALVEEAAEGAAPYGGLADDVAVLHLGWGTR; translated from the coding sequence TTGCCCGTTGACCTGTCGTCGCGTTCCGCGCGGGTCCCCCGGACCCGGGGAGCGGTCCCCGCGCAGGACGACTCCGCGCTCGACGGCGATGCCGCACACGCCGTCGACACGGTGATCCTGCTGGTCGAGGACGACGCCGGTGACGCGCTGCTGGTCGAGGAGATGCTCGCCGACAGCGACCTGGACTCGTCGCTGACCTGGTGCAAGTCGCTCGCCGAGGCGCAGCGGTTCCTCGACGCCTGTACGACCCCCGTGTGTGTCCTTCTCGACCTCCACCTGCCCGACGTCCACGGCCTCGACGCCGTCACCCGTATCGTCCGCACCGCCCCCGACGCCGCGATCGTCGTCCTCACCGGCACGGCCGAGGGCGAGGCCGGGCTCATGGCCGTGGCGACCGGGGCCCAGGACTACCTGGTCAAGGGCCGCCTCGACCCGGAGACCCTGAGCCGCGCGGTGCGCTACGCCCTCCAGCGCAAGCAGGTCGAGCGGACCACGGCGGCGCTCCGCGTGAACGAGCTGATGGCCCAGGAGAACGCCCGGCTGGAGCGCGGCCTGCTGCCCGTGCCGCTGCTGCGGGACGACAACTTCCAGGCGGTCGCCCGGTACGAGCCCGGCCGCGCCCACGGGCTGCTGAGCGGGGACTTCTACGACGTCGTGCAGACCGCCGACGGCACCGTCCACGCGGTGATAGGTGACGTGTCCGGCCACGGCGCCGCCGAAGCGGCCCTCGGCGTCTGCCTGCGGGTCGCCTGGCGCACGGCCGTGCTGTGCGGCACCGAACAGCTGGAACAGGTGCGGCTCCTGGAGGAGATCCTCGTCGCGGAGCGCTCCGACCCGCACGTCTTCGCCACGGTCACCTCGCTCGACTTCGTGCCCGGCGGCCGGAGCGTCCGCGTCGTGCGGGCCGGCCACCCGGGACTGCTCGTCCGCGACCGGTCCTCGGTGGTGTGGGAGGAACCCCAGGTCGGCATGGCCCTCGGGCTGCTGCCCGGGGTCGGCCGCTGGGGCAGGACCGAGCTGGCGCTGCCGCCCGGCGGACAGGTCGTCCTCTTCACCGACGGGCTCTTCGAGGGCCGTACGGGACCGTCGTCGCGCCTCGGCGAGGACGGCCTGCTCGCCCTGGCCAGGAAGCACGGCACCCTGCCGGCGAGCGCCTTCGTGGACGCGCTGGTGGAGGAGGCGGCGGAGGGCGCCGCCCCGTACGGAGGTCTCGCGGACGACGTGGCCGTACTTCACCTCGGTTGGGGCACACGGTGA
- a CDS encoding ATP-binding protein: MSDSAFASGAGAYVQPLVRASQFTGEPGCIAEARMLADRFLQQLEAEWLADVGERRRGDLLLVVSELVTNAERHSHGPYLLELEGTDRQVTVTVYDSSATLPRRFERDPGRLGGHGLEIVHALCDRLTSELVPVGKRVRAVFDL, from the coding sequence ATGAGTGATTCGGCTTTCGCGTCCGGCGCGGGAGCGTACGTGCAGCCCCTGGTCCGGGCCAGCCAGTTCACCGGCGAGCCCGGCTGCATCGCGGAGGCCAGGATGCTGGCGGACCGTTTCCTCCAGCAGCTGGAGGCCGAGTGGCTGGCCGACGTGGGGGAGCGCAGGCGCGGTGACCTGCTCCTGGTCGTGAGCGAGCTGGTCACCAACGCCGAGCGCCACAGCCACGGCCCGTACCTCCTGGAGCTGGAGGGCACCGACCGCCAGGTGACCGTGACGGTGTACGACAGCAGCGCGACGCTGCCGCGCCGCTTCGAGCGCGACCCCGGCCGCCTCGGCGGGCACGGCCTGGAGATCGTTCACGCCCTGTGCGACCGCCTCACCTCGGAACTGGTCCCGGTCGGCAAGCGGGTCCGGGCGGTCTTCGACCTCTGA
- a CDS encoding acyltransferase family protein, producing MATRAEPALGPLPERRPELDAIRTLVVIGLVFFHSALVFATDDNFYVKNTETTGTIMIIAGFGVVWAMPLLFLISGLGAWHSLRRRGAGGFAGERLLRLGVPLVFATLALNPLPQWLRLRSADAGYHESYLGFLPRFYDVRLELREFPFLVQGEHFETGHLWFVVLLLAFSLMLAPFHRWVPHERLSRVGDRVAEAALRRRGLVFLPALAFAAICAFARMEEDYAGWHRWSYLLFFVAGFALAADDRFRAVMRRKARAAAWLGALLFAAAGPGFALADEPFTEMTTLATVSRALFGAAGWCLVVAIPGLLDRRRPERPRTAPDPAPSTRGRLYGYLAAAVLPLYVLHQPVVVAVAYFVTGWSAPIVVEYAVLVVISLALTLGLYELLVRRTRATRFLFGMRP from the coding sequence ATGGCGACGCGCGCGGAACCGGCGCTGGGACCGCTGCCGGAGCGCCGGCCGGAGCTGGACGCGATCCGGACGCTGGTCGTGATCGGCCTGGTCTTCTTCCACTCGGCGCTCGTCTTCGCGACCGACGACAACTTCTACGTCAAGAACACCGAGACCACCGGAACCATCATGATCATCGCCGGGTTCGGGGTGGTCTGGGCGATGCCGCTGCTGTTCCTCATCTCCGGCCTCGGCGCCTGGCACTCGCTCCGGCGCCGTGGCGCGGGCGGCTTCGCCGGCGAGCGGCTGCTGCGGCTCGGCGTCCCCCTGGTCTTCGCGACCCTCGCGCTGAACCCGCTGCCGCAGTGGCTGCGGCTGCGCTCGGCCGACGCCGGCTACCACGAGTCGTACCTCGGCTTCCTCCCCCGCTTCTACGACGTGCGCCTGGAGCTCCGGGAGTTCCCCTTCCTCGTCCAGGGCGAGCATTTCGAGACCGGCCATCTTTGGTTCGTCGTGCTCCTGCTGGCCTTCTCCCTGATGCTGGCGCCGTTCCACCGGTGGGTGCCGCACGAGCGCCTGAGCCGCGTCGGCGACCGGGTGGCGGAGGCGGCGCTGCGCCGGCGGGGCCTCGTGTTCCTGCCTGCCCTCGCCTTCGCGGCGATCTGCGCCTTCGCGCGGATGGAGGAGGACTACGCGGGCTGGCACCGCTGGTCGTACCTGCTGTTCTTCGTCGCCGGCTTCGCGCTCGCCGCCGACGACCGCTTCCGCGCCGTGATGCGGCGCAAGGCCCGGGCCGCGGCCTGGCTCGGCGCCCTGCTGTTCGCGGCGGCCGGCCCCGGCTTCGCCCTGGCCGACGAGCCCTTCACGGAGATGACCACCCTGGCCACCGTCTCGCGAGCGCTGTTCGGCGCGGCCGGATGGTGCCTGGTGGTCGCCATCCCAGGCCTCCTCGACCGGCGGCGGCCGGAGCGACCGCGTACGGCGCCGGACCCGGCCCCGTCGACACGCGGGCGGCTGTACGGCTACCTCGCCGCGGCCGTGCTGCCGCTGTACGTCCTGCACCAGCCCGTCGTGGTCGCCGTCGCCTACTTCGTGACCGGCTGGTCCGCGCCGATCGTGGTCGAGTACGCCGTGCTCGTGGTGATCTCGCTCGCCCTGACCCTCGGTCTGTACGAGCTGCTGGTCCGCCGCACGCGGGCGACCCGCTTCCTGTTCGGGATGCGCCCCTAG
- a CDS encoding branched-chain amino acid ABC transporter substrate-binding protein, whose translation MVRIEWPLHIVRRVVLAVVAATVLAVGGWFAVSWLEDSRARCGDGVVKRGEDQECVGVTDGSYVFRGHLTPVEKEIEKENNRVENGDEPYVSVAYMTSFTLDGTDSNSDESVRHELQGAYLAQYRHNRGDLAASPKIRLLIANTGGGSAHWRYTVGELIKRKNTGDKLVAVTGLGPSTDANRAAVDLLSKQGIAMVASTMTATSIKDIHNFVRVSPTNADEAYAAAAYLKRKKFRTAVVVQDAAKGNLYATTLGSEFTRAFPNRATGHRLVAETMTYDSSVANAWESEMNFMSSQLCDEEPQVIYFAGRGTHLMRFLDALSNRACQNVEFTVIAGDDTTNLTREQLAAAAKTQVRVLYTGLAHPDMYRTDPHAVSAPSARYFAAGGFLDTTFPNNSREDGQAIMAHDAVLTAARGIQMAASEGKVTVTGDAVARMFHQMNGGQQVAGASGFLSFQNNGNPRDKAVPVLRLTATGRAEFVEVSAARGTPREGQ comes from the coding sequence ATGGTCAGAATCGAATGGCCGCTGCACATCGTGCGCCGGGTCGTGCTCGCCGTCGTCGCCGCCACCGTCCTCGCCGTGGGCGGCTGGTTCGCGGTGTCCTGGCTGGAGGACAGCAGGGCGCGGTGCGGGGACGGGGTGGTGAAGCGCGGGGAGGACCAGGAGTGTGTCGGGGTGACGGACGGCTCGTACGTCTTCCGGGGCCACCTCACCCCGGTCGAGAAGGAGATCGAGAAGGAGAACAACCGCGTCGAGAACGGCGACGAGCCGTACGTCAGCGTCGCCTACATGACGTCCTTCACCCTCGACGGTACGGACAGCAACTCGGACGAATCGGTGCGGCACGAGCTCCAGGGCGCCTACCTCGCGCAGTACCGGCACAACCGCGGTGACCTGGCCGCGTCCCCGAAGATCCGGCTGCTGATCGCCAACACCGGTGGCGGCTCGGCCCATTGGCGCTACACCGTCGGCGAGCTGATCAAGCGCAAGAACACCGGCGACAAGCTCGTCGCGGTCACCGGCCTCGGCCCCAGCACCGACGCGAACCGCGCGGCCGTCGACCTGCTCTCGAAGCAGGGCATCGCCATGGTCGCGTCCACGATGACGGCGACAAGCATAAAGGACATACACAACTTCGTCCGGGTGTCGCCCACCAACGCCGACGAGGCGTACGCCGCCGCCGCGTACCTCAAACGGAAGAAGTTCCGTACGGCCGTCGTCGTGCAGGACGCGGCGAAGGGGAACCTCTACGCCACCACCCTGGGCTCGGAGTTCACCCGCGCCTTCCCCAACCGCGCCACCGGTCACCGGCTGGTCGCCGAGACCATGACGTACGACTCGTCGGTCGCCAACGCCTGGGAGAGCGAGATGAACTTCATGTCGTCGCAGCTCTGCGACGAGGAGCCGCAGGTCATCTACTTCGCCGGGCGCGGCACCCACCTCATGCGGTTCCTCGACGCGCTCTCCAACCGCGCCTGCCAGAACGTGGAGTTCACCGTCATCGCCGGTGACGACACCACCAACCTGACCAGGGAGCAGCTCGCCGCCGCCGCGAAGACCCAGGTGCGGGTGCTCTACACGGGGCTGGCCCACCCGGACATGTACCGCACCGACCCGCATGCGGTCTCGGCGCCGTCCGCGCGCTACTTCGCCGCGGGCGGCTTCCTCGACACCACGTTCCCCAACAACTCCCGGGAGGACGGCCAGGCGATCATGGCGCACGACGCGGTCCTGACCGCGGCGCGGGGGATCCAGATGGCCGCGAGCGAGGGGAAGGTCACCGTCACCGGGGACGCGGTGGCCCGGATGTTCCACCAGATGAACGGGGGCCAGCAGGTCGCCGGGGCGAGCGGTTTCCTCTCCTTCCAGAACAACGGCAACCCGCGCGACAAGGCCGTCCCCGTGCTGCGGCTGACGGCGACGGGGCGGGCGGAGTTCGTGGAGGTCTCGGCCGCGCGCGGCACACCCCGGGAGGGGCAGTGA